A window of Vulpes lagopus strain Blue_001 chromosome 21, ASM1834538v1, whole genome shotgun sequence contains these coding sequences:
- the GPR19 gene encoding probable G-protein coupled receptor 19, whose amino-acid sequence MVFAHRMDNSKPPLVIPTLLVPLQNHSCTETTTPLPSHDLTELQEEHSWMNNRTGLQPGLKPGEVATASIFFGTLWLFSIFGNSLVCLVIHRSRRTQSTTNYFVVSMACADLLISVASTPFVLLQFATGRWTLGSVMCKVVRYFQYLTPGVQIYVLLSICIDRFYTIVYPLSFKVSREKAKKMIAASWIFDAAFVSPVFFFFGSSWDSHCNYFFPSSWEGTAYTVIHFLVSFVIPSILIILFYQKVVKYIWRIGTDGRTVRRTMNIVPRTKVKTIKMFLILNLLFLLSWLPFHVAQLWHPHERDSKKSSLVFTAITWISFSSSASKPTLYSIYNANFRRGMKETFCMSSMKCYRSNAYTITTSSRMAKKNYVGISEIPPTAKTITKDSIYDSFDREAKEKKLAWPINSNPPNTFV is encoded by the coding sequence ATGGTTTTTGCTCACAGAATGGATAACAGCAAGCCGCCTCTGGTTATTCCCACACTTCTGGTGCCCCTCCAGAACCACAGCTGCACTGAAACAACCACACCCCTGCCAAGCCATGACCTGACGGAACTACAGGAGGAGCACAGTTGGATGAACAACAGAACTGGCCTGCAGCCTGGACTGAAACCTGGGGAAGTGGCCACTGCCAGCATTTTCTTTGGGACCCTGTGGTTGTTTTCTATATTTGGCAATTCCCTGGTTTGTTTGGTCATCCACAGGAGTAGGAGAACTCAGTCCACCACCAACTACTTTGTGGTCTCCATGGCCTGTGCGGATCTCCTCATCAGCGTGGCCAGCACGCCTTTCGTCCTGCTTCAGTTTGCCACTGGGAGGTGGACACTTGGCAGTGTGATGTGCAAGGTCGTGCGGTATTTTCAGTATCTCACGCCAGGTGTCCAGATCTACGTTCTCCTCTCCATCTGCATAGACCGGTTCTACACCATCGTCTATCCTCTGAGCTTCAAGGTATCCAgggaaaaagccaagaaaatgatCGCGGCATCGTGGATCTTTGATGCAGCCTTTGTGAGccctgtgttctttttctttggctcCAGCTGGGACAGTCACTGCAActatttcttcccttcttcttggGAAGGAACCGCCTATACCGTCATCCATTTCTTGGTGAGCTTTGTGATTCCATCCAtcctcatcattttattttaccagAAGGTTGTGAAGTATATTTGGAGAATAGGCACTGATGGCCGAACAGTGAGGAGGACGATGAACATTGTCCCAAGGACAAAAGTGAAAACTATCAAGATGTTCCTCATTTTGAATCTGTTGTTTTTGCTCTCTTGGCTGCCTTTCCATGTAGCTCAGCTGTGGCACCCCCACGAACGAGACTCCAAGAAAAGTTCCCTTGTTTTCACGGCTATCACATGGATATCCTTTAGTTCTTCAGCCTCTAAACCTACACTGTATTCCATCTATAATGCCAACTTTAGGAGAGGAATGAAAGAGACTTTTTGCATGTCCTCAATGAAGTGTTACCGAAGCAATGCCTATACTATCACAACCAGTTCAAGGATGGCCAAAAAAAACTACGTTGGCATTTCAGAAATTCCTCCCACGGCCAAAACTATAACCAAAGACTCGATCTAtgattcatttgacagagaagcCAAGGAAAAAAAGCTCGCTTGGCCCATTAATTCAAATCCACCAAATACTTTTGTGTAA